AATATATGAACAGATTCGAAAATAAAGTAGTTGTCATCACCGGTGCTGCCGGTGGTATTGGCGAAGCAACCACACGCCGCATTGTCTCCGAAGGGGGCAAAGTAGTCATTGCTGACCATTCTGAAAAAAAGGCGGAACAGCTTGCCAACGAACTTACTCATGCAGGGGCCGACGTGCGCCATGTCTATTTTTCCGCCACCGAACTCCAGAGTTGCAAAGAGCTGATTGATTTTTCTATGAATGAATATCAACGAATAGATGTACTGATTAATAATGTAGGAGGAACCGATCCCAAACGTGACCTTAATATCGAGAAGCTGGATATCAATTACTTTGACGAGGCATTCCACCTGAATCTCTGCTGTACCATGTACCTTTCTCAACAGGTCATCCCTATCATGACTACCAATGGCGGCGGAAACATTGTCAACGTAGCTTCCATAAGCGGACTTACTGCTGATGCTAACGGTACATTATATGGTGCCAGCAAAGCGGGCGTCATCAACCTGACGAAATACATCGCTACCCAAATGGGAAAGAAAAATATCCGCTGCAATGCCGTAGCCCCGGGATTGGTACTTACCCCCGCGGCATTGAATAACCTGAATGAAGATGTACGCAACATCTTCCTCGGCCAATGTGCCACTCCTTATTTAGGAGAACCGGAAGACGTCGCAGCTGCCATCGCTTTTCTAGCTTCGAACGATGCAAGGTACATCACGGGACAAACAATCGTCGTAGATGGTGGCCTGACTGCTCATAACCCGACAGTAGCGTTATCATAGAAC
The Bacteroides luhongzhouii DNA segment above includes these coding regions:
- the hdhA gene encoding 7alpha-hydroxysteroid dehydrogenase — encoded protein: MNRFENKVVVITGAAGGIGEATTRRIVSEGGKVVIADHSEKKAEQLANELTHAGADVRHVYFSATELQSCKELIDFSMNEYQRIDVLINNVGGTDPKRDLNIEKLDINYFDEAFHLNLCCTMYLSQQVIPIMTTNGGGNIVNVASISGLTADANGTLYGASKAGVINLTKYIATQMGKKNIRCNAVAPGLVLTPAALNNLNEDVRNIFLGQCATPYLGEPEDVAAAIAFLASNDARYITGQTIVVDGGLTAHNPTVALS